Sequence from the Piscinibacter sp. HJYY11 genome:
CTCCTATCGGTGGTACCAGGCCACCTTCGAGGACCTGTGGAGTGCATTGTTTGACGAGCCCGTTCGGGCCATAAGGCCGAAATGAAGGCCGAAAACCGGCCGTTTCTCGAACACCATCAAAAGAAACGCCCCATCGCAAGCGATGAGGCGTGGTCGAAGCCTTCGAGGCGGCGGGCGGGCCGAGCGCCGGGCCGCCCCAAGCCGGCCCGCGTCCCCTCGGGGGACCGGCCGGCGTACCCGCCGGACGAGGGGTTAACGCAGCAGCGAGAGAACTTGCTGCGGCAGCTGGTTGGCTTGCGAGATCATCGCGGTGCCGGCCTGCTGCAGGATCTGGGCACGCGACAGGTTCATCGTTTCGGCCGCGAAGTCGGCGTCCATGATGCGGCCACGGGCGGCAGAGAGGTTCTCGGCCGAGGTCGCCAGGTTGGCAATCACGGAGTCGAAGCGGTTCTGCACGGCACCCATCGAAGCGCGGCCGGTGGTCACGTCGATGATCGCGGTGTCGAGTGCGCCGATCGCGGTGTTGGCGTTGGTGGCATCCGCACCGGTGATGTCGCCCAGCGTGGCAGCCAGCGCGCTCAGGTCGACCGAGTCCACGTCGATGGTGTCGGTGGCATCGGTGCCAGCACCCACCTGGAAGGTGAAGGTCGAGGCGGCGCTCAGCAGGGCGGTGTCGTTGAACTCCGCGCCCGTGATGATGCGCTCGACTTCGGCGCTCAGTTCCTGGTATTCGGCGTCGAGGTTGTCACGGTCTTGCGTGTTGTTGGTGCCGTTGGCCGATTGCACGGCCAGTTCACGCATGCGCTGCAGGGCGTCGCCGACCTTGGCGAGTGCGCCTTCAGCGGTCTGCGCCAGCGAGATGCCGTCGTTGGCGTTGCGCATGGCGACGTTCATGCCGCGCACTTGCGAGTTCATGCGCTCGGCGATGGCGAGGCCGGCGGCGTCGTCCTTCGCGCTGTTCACACGCAGGCCAGAAGACAGGCGCTGCATGGCCGTCGCCATGGTGTTCTGCGTGGACGAGGTGTTGCGCTGAGCGTTCAGCGAGAAGATGTTGGTGTTGATGGTCATTGCCATTTGAAAATCTCCAATAACGGTTGAAGTGACTTCCGGCAAGCGCCGGCATTGCCTCCGCAGTTGCTCGGCCTTGAATCTGTTCGGCCTTGCTTCTGCTTCGAACTGGCAGGGGCTTCTGGCCTCTGCCTGCTGCGCCCGGCGTGCGTCATCCTCAGATCCCAGGAAGAGCTTGTTTCCTTCGCTCTTCTCGAAACACCTTGGCCGCTTACTCCGGACCCCGGTTCTGGTTTCCCGTCCCCGTTGGTTTGCTTATCGGCTTGGCAATTTCGGAACTTTAGAAATTTGTCAAGCGAGATGAAGGTGGCGTTTCAGACGTTGTTCACGGCACCGAAGGCCACTGAATGTTTTCGGCACGCCGTGGCCGGTCTTGAGGGCAGGACAACCCGAGTCTCACAAGCGCGTGCGCTGTGCAACGGTTGGATGACACGGCAACACGAAAGAGGCCGTCTTGTCTGGCGCCTACACCCGGCATCAGTGGTAACACCGAGCCGGGGCCGTGCACTGCGTCACAGAGGGCGTGCATGTGGTTACGTTTGTAGGAAGTTGCCTGACAAGGGCCACAGAAGAAGCTGGACTCAAGCCACAGAACCGGCCTGATGTTTGGCCCCATTTCTGAGTTCTACAGTTCATCCCACGTTGAACACATATCAACGCCAACAGACAACCGCTCCAGACAACCCAAGGAACAACAGCATGAACGCCGACCAAATCCTGACCGAAATCCGCGAAGCCAACCTGTCGTACCTGATGCTCGCCCAGAGCCTCATCCGCTCCGACCGCGAACAAGCCCTGTTCCGCCTGGGCATCAGCGAAGAGAGCGCTTCGATGATTGCGCTGCTCACCCCGGCTCAGATGATGAAGGTCGCCTCCGGCAACACGCTGCTGTGCCGCTTCCGCATGGACGACGACATGGTGTGGGGTCTCTTGACCAACCATGGCAAGGCTGCCTCGAACGACACGACCAGCCGCCTGCACGCTTCGATCCTCATGGCCGGCCGCCACCAAGAAGCCGCCTGAGCCGGATCGACAGCCACCGACATACCTATATAGACAGACCAGGAGCAGATTCCCATGCGCAGCAAGAGCATCCTCACCGAAGCCAAGCAGATCGAGCGTGCCGTCACGCTCATCAACCTCGGCGCCCGCTTGCAAGTGCTGGAATCTGAAACCGACCTGTCCTACGAGCGCCTGCTGCGCCTCTACAAGGAAGTCTCCGGCAAGTCGCCGAGCAAGGGCCAGCTGCCCTTCTCCACCGACTGGTTCATGACCTGGCAGCCCAACATCCACGCGTCGCTGTTCCTCAACATCCACGAGTACCTGAACAAGGTCGCCGAGATGGACGAGATCGACACCGTGATCAAGGCCTACCAGCTCTATCTGGAGCAGACCCAGGCGCAAAACCTCGAAGCCCTGTTGTCCGTCACCCG
This genomic interval carries:
- a CDS encoding flagellin; this translates as MAMTINTNIFSLNAQRNTSSTQNTMATAMQRLSSGLRVNSAKDDAAGLAIAERMNSQVRGMNVAMRNANDGISLAQTAEGALAKVGDALQRMRELAVQSANGTNNTQDRDNLDAEYQELSAEVERIITGAEFNDTALLSAASTFTFQVGAGTDATDTIDVDSVDLSALAATLGDITGADATNANTAIGALDTAIIDVTTGRASMGAVQNRFDSVIANLATSAENLSAARGRIMDADFAAETMNLSRAQILQQAGTAMISQANQLPQQVLSLLR
- the flhC gene encoding flagellar transcriptional regulator FlhC — protein: MRSKSILTEAKQIERAVTLINLGARLQVLESETDLSYERLLRLYKEVSGKSPSKGQLPFSTDWFMTWQPNIHASLFLNIHEYLNKVAEMDEIDTVIKAYQLYLEQTQAQNLEALLSVTRAWRLVKFVDNGMLTLTKCSKCGGHFVTHPHEIPKHYVCGLCNPPARAGKGKASGGIQMH
- the flhD gene encoding flagellar transcriptional regulator FlhD, yielding MNADQILTEIREANLSYLMLAQSLIRSDREQALFRLGISEESASMIALLTPAQMMKVASGNTLLCRFRMDDDMVWGLLTNHGKAASNDTTSRLHASILMAGRHQEAA